Proteins encoded together in one Labrys wisconsinensis window:
- a CDS encoding SRPBCC family protein, with product MNPQSAWQTQFSIETAASPEAVWALFRDVQGWPRWNAGIETIALEGPFAAGTGFVMKPPGQDAFRSVLTEVRENECFVDETRIGDLVIAVAHRIEPLSGSCTRVTYSVDARGSEAAEIGPMISADFPDVLAALAAAAEGA from the coding sequence ATGAATCCACAGTCCGCCTGGCAGACACAATTCAGCATCGAAACAGCCGCGAGCCCCGAAGCCGTCTGGGCGCTATTCCGTGACGTCCAGGGATGGCCGCGCTGGAACGCAGGGATCGAAACGATCGCGCTGGAGGGGCCGTTCGCGGCCGGCACCGGCTTCGTGATGAAGCCGCCCGGGCAGGATGCGTTCCGCTCGGTGCTGACCGAGGTGCGCGAGAATGAGTGCTTCGTCGATGAGACCCGGATCGGCGACCTCGTGATCGCCGTCGCACACCGCATCGAGCCGCTCTCAGGGTCGTGCACTCGCGTCACCTATTCCGTCGACGCGCGCGGATCTGAGGCTGCCGAAATCGGCCCGATGATCTCGGCCGATTTCCCCGACGTCCTGGCTGCGTTGGCGGCCGCCGCCGAAGGAGCATGA